The Diorhabda sublineata isolate icDioSubl1.1 chromosome 6, icDioSubl1.1, whole genome shotgun sequence genome includes a window with the following:
- the LOC130445381 gene encoding facilitated trehalose transporter Tret1-like: protein MISTHESLEIPGHPNTKSRNTHIFLYFTAITADLLLVSFGSGLAWTSPVLPKLHSNDSTINPLGQPITTMQTALIAFIPLSAGSLTHLFWAILLDKIGRKLTMIIIATNASCGLLGIAFASNIYLYYICLCIFGCSLSGDVVAVVVYNNEIADDINRGRLGCLAALSVPSGMLFSYIFGSVTSFKVFTLICAGPSFLFLLASPFLVDCPTFLITKHKRFEAYRALKKLRVTEFQESLIWEYEKIKNTVIEGRTVRGNKYCTRAFIRAILQSLLSLFVQQLSGILVVNYYVASIFNESGFGLSGDCLGILVGVVQIVTYIIILILIQRIGKRRLILVSSLFCSISMFFLGLYFYLSHIKSPIFDRIHWIAIVFVIFYLISYGMGLGAIPMGLVGEFFCENTRAIGSALVFTVSDSLMALIVFSFPIVSETYGIYINFWFHCIGSLVGCVGLFFFFVETEGKSLLEVQNIMKNN, encoded by the coding sequence CGGATCTGTTACTGGTGAGCTTTGGCAGTGGATTAGCATGGACGTCTCCGGTGCTACCTAAATTACATTCTAATGATAGTACAATAAATCCTTTGGGGCAACCTATAACGACAATGCAGACTGCATTGATAGCGTTTATACCACTTTCAGCGGGATCATTAACACACCTTTTTTGGGCAATATTACTGGACAAGATTGGAAGAAAATTGACTATGATTATTATTGCTACAAATGCTTCGTGTGGTTTGTTAGGAATAGCATTCGCatcaaatatttacttatattaTATTTGTCTCTGTATATTTGGATGTAGTTTGAGTGGAGATGTGGTCGCTGTGGTTGTTTACAACAACGAAATAGCTGATGACATCAACAGAGGTAGGTTGGGCTGCTTAGCAGCCCTTTCTGTACCTTCCGGAATGCTTTTCAGTTATATTTTTGGATCAGTTACTAGTTTCAAAGTCTTTACTTTAATTTGTGCTGGGccatcttttttgtttttactagCATCTCCATTCTTAGTGGATTGTCCAacttttttgataacaaaacaCAAAAGATTTGAAGCTTATAGAGCTTTGAAGAAACTCAGAGTAACTGAATTTCAAGAAAGTTTAATTTGggaatacgaaaaaataaaaaacaccgTGATAGAAGGACGGACTGTAAGAGGGAACAAATATTGCACACGGGCTTTTATTAGAGCTATTCTTCAGAGTCTGTTGAGTCTTTTTGTCCAACAGTTGTCTGGGATCTTGGTGGTTAATTATTACGTAGCTTCTATTTTTAATGAGAGTGGTTTTGGATTATCAGGGGATTGTTTAGGAATTTTAGTAGGTGTAGTTCAAATTGTGacttatattataattttaattttaattcagaGAATTGGAAAAAGGCGACTTATTCTGGTTTCGTCattattttgttcgatttcAATGTTCTTTCttggattatatttttatttgagtcATATAAAATCGCCAATATTTGATAGAATTCACTGGATAGCCatcgtttttgttattttctaccTAATTAGCTATGGAATGGGACTGGGTGCTATTCCTATGGGGTTGGTTGGAgagtttttttgtgaaaatacaaGAGCTATAGGTTCTGCTTTGGTATTCACAGTTTCTGACTCGTTAATGGCTCTTATTGTCTTCAGTTTTCCAATAGTGTCTGAAACTTAtggaatttatattaatttttggtttcatTGCATTGGGTCTTTAGTTGGTTGTGTAGGtttgttctttttctttgttgaaACAGAAGGAAAATCATTATTGGAAGTTCAAAAcatcatgaaaaataattaa